A single region of the Triticum dicoccoides isolate Atlit2015 ecotype Zavitan chromosome 2B, WEW_v2.0, whole genome shotgun sequence genome encodes:
- the LOC119366503 gene encoding pre-mRNA cleavage factor Im 25 kDa subunit 2 isoform X1, whose translation MVGASTSSVVNVYPLANYTFGTKEPKMEKDTSVADRLARMKVNYMKEGMRTSVEAILLVQEHNHPHILLLQIGNTFCKLPGGRLKPGENEIEGLKRKLCSKLAVNSPSFPPNWQVGECVAVWWRPNFETVMYPYCPPHITKPKECKKLFIVHLTEREYFAVPRNLKLLAVPLFELYDNVQRYGPVISTIPQQLSRFQFNMVSS comes from the exons ATGGTGGGCGCCTCGACGTCGTCGGTGGTGAACGTGTACCCGCTCGCCAACTACACGTTCGGCACCAAGGAGCCCAAGATGGAGAAGGACACCTCCGTCGCCGACCGCCTCGCCCGCATGAAGGTCAA CTACATGAAAGAAGGAATGCGGACAAGTGTTGAAGCAATCCTACTG GTGCAAGAGCACAATCACCCACACATACTGTTATTGCAAATTGGGAATACATTTTGCAAACTTCCTGGTGGACGTTTGAAGCCTGGAGAAAATG AAATTGAGGGCCTGAAAAGAAAGTTGTGCAGCAAACTTGCAGTGAACTCACCTTCCTTTCCACCTAACTGGCAG GTTGGTGAGTGTGTTGCTGTTTGGTGGAGGCCAAACTTTGAGACCGTGATGTATCCTTATTGCCCTCCACATATAACCAAGCCCAAG GAATGCAAGAAGCTTTTCATTGTTCATCTAACTGAAAGAGAGTATTTCGCTGTTCCAAGAAACTTGAAGCTACTTGCTGTTCCACTGTTTGAACTCTATGACAATGTTCAG CGGTATGGACCTGTAATTTCCACCATCCCGCAGCAGCTGTCTAGGTTCCAGTTCAACATGGTGAGCTCGTAA